One genomic window of Punica granatum isolate Tunisia-2019 chromosome 1, ASM765513v2, whole genome shotgun sequence includes the following:
- the LOC116204029 gene encoding uncharacterized protein LOC116204029 isoform X2, translating to MCSSSSQESARCAEKNAPKPKIYGNTSELLDSGKVKAEPSDENDLLSHHRTALSASNAELTERNGKVQDDDKLSDKLDHVPLIQRGKMLLASRQLLRMNDSYSCISQVYEKPSLIGHVKEEVHCDSLGTGEDLADRVARRDDEVIHPISAESRTGNKLHGFGESQCSDIYGSLRSGTFVGIPCKDNRCSTLPGYTDAKVAVSAELRLNVEAQASEGTSSWKRKPSKVKSCSGSDHVPVNDFSNSTMRTAFEVKTEPSDHSEVLGSRCDTVGNFTFNASLVKREEEHDRLFEDKLDHMFLRERMNLLTQHTNSGSDHLKKCDWLTRDLTSSEKIPAVMKFVDPISIKRLQTRRKTVTDSIETVLEEDAPGLLRVLLDNGVSMDELKLYGDVENDEPLDESSEKGGFTELEDVISKLFFQRQSFLKIGLPKSRKDTKTTYCLACLFSLVEQTRYLQFRKWPVEWGWSRELRSFIFVFERHKRIVLERPEYGYATYFFELVDSLSIAWQVKRLVIAMKLTSCSRISLIENKVLTVGEDLTEGEARVLMQYGWKPNSGLGTMLNYCDRVVHDRQKEMEKDTSEWRAKIGKLLMDGYHGGAIVSSDIVKKVTEYGNAEGAQVKTEL from the exons ATGTGCTCATCATCCTCCCAAGAGAGTGCTCGTTGTGCCGAGAAGAATGCACCTAAACCCAAAATTTATGGCAATACCTCCGAGCTTCTGGATTCTGGGAAAGTCAAAGCAGAACCTTCCGATGAAAATGACTTGCTGAGCCATCACAGGACTGCATTATCAGCCTCAAATGCTGAATTAACTGAACGGAATGGCAAGGTTCAAGATGATGATAAATTGTCTGATAAACTTGATCATGTCCCCCTGATACAACGTGGGAAAATGCTGCTTGCAAGCAGGCAGCTTCTTCGTATGAATGATTCCTACTCATGCATCTCCCAAGTCTATGAGAAACCATCATT GATAGGTCATGTTAAGGAGGAGGTGCACTGTGATTCTCTG GGCACTGGGGAAGACTTGGCAGATCGTGTTGCCAGGAGAGACGATGAAGTGATCCATCCTATTTCTGCAGAATCTAGAACTGGAAATAAGCTACATGGCTTTGGAGAAAGTCAGTGTTCTGATATTTATGGAAGTTTGCGCAGTGGCACTTTTGTTGGGATACCTTGTAAAGATAATCGCTGTTCCACACTGCCTGGTTACACTGACGCTAAGGTGGCTGTATCTGCTGAACTAAGATTGAATGTGGAAGCACAAGCAAGTGAAGGGACATCCTCATGGAAGAGGAAGCCCTCAAAAGTGAAAAGTTGCAGTGGGAGTGATCACGTGCCTGTCAATGATTTTTCTAATTCAACCATGAGGACTGCTTTCGAAGTCAAAACCGAACCTTCAGATCATAGTGAAGTGCTTGGTTCAAGATGTGACACTGTGGGTAACTTCACCTTTAATGCGTCATTAGTGAAGAGGGAAGAGGAACATGATCGTCTGTTTGAAGACAAGTTGGACCACATGTTTCTGCGCGAACGTATGAATTTGCTGACTCAGCATACCAATTCTGGGTCAGATCATCTTAAGAAGTGTGACTGGTTGACTAGAGATTTGACTTCCTCAGAAAAGATTCCTGCAGTTATGAAATTTGTAGATCCTATAAGCATTAAGCGTCTCCAGACAAGAAGAAAGACTGTCAC GGATTCAATCGAAACTGTGCTGGAAGAAGATGCGCCAGGACTCCTACGG GTATTGCTTGATAATGGGGTTTCAATGGATGAACTTAAGCTCTATGGGGATGTGGAGAATGATGAACCCCTGGATGAGTCTTCTGAAAAAGGTGGATTTACGGAGCTGGAAGATGTTATATCTAAG CTGTTCTTTCAGCGCCAGTCGTTTTTGAAGATAGGTTTACCTAAGAGCAGAAAGGATACAAAAACTACTTATTGTTTGGCTTGTTTGTTCTCGCTGGTGGAACAg ACCCGTTATCTGCAATTTCGCAAGTGGCCAGTTGAATGGGGTTGGTCTCGGGAACTCCGATCATTCATATTCGTTTTTGAGAGGCATAAGAG AATAGTGCTGGAACGCCCAGAATATGGCTACGCCACCTACTTCTTTGAGCTGGTAGACTCACTGTCCATTGCCTGGCAGGTCAAGCGGTTGGTTATTGCCATGAAGCTCACTAGCTGTAGCAGGATCTCCCTTATTGAGAACAAAGTTTTGACA GTTGGAGAAGACTTGACTGAAGGAGAAGCGAGGGTGTTGATGCAATATGGATGGAAGCCAAATAGTGGGTTAGGGACAATGCTGAACTATTGCGACCGGGTGGTTCATGATCGACAGAAGGAGATGGAGAAAGACACATCCGAATGGCGTGCCAAGATCGGGAAGTTGCTCATGGATGGGTACCATGGAGGGGCCATTGTCTCCAGCGATATCGTGAAGAAGGTAACAGAATATGGAAATGCTGAGGGGGCTCAGGTCAAAACGGAGCTCTGA
- the LOC116204029 gene encoding uncharacterized protein LOC116204029 isoform X1: MFLQGTEMLVGRMSPVMPHSGSLHLSSAVTGREGEQDLLPVVSSLALKQEEYEHFDLQGPDFMCSSSSQESARCAEKNAPKPKIYGNTSELLDSGKVKAEPSDENDLLSHHRTALSASNAELTERNGKVQDDDKLSDKLDHVPLIQRGKMLLASRQLLRMNDSYSCISQVYEKPSLIGHVKEEVHCDSLGTGEDLADRVARRDDEVIHPISAESRTGNKLHGFGESQCSDIYGSLRSGTFVGIPCKDNRCSTLPGYTDAKVAVSAELRLNVEAQASEGTSSWKRKPSKVKSCSGSDHVPVNDFSNSTMRTAFEVKTEPSDHSEVLGSRCDTVGNFTFNASLVKREEEHDRLFEDKLDHMFLRERMNLLTQHTNSGSDHLKKCDWLTRDLTSSEKIPAVMKFVDPISIKRLQTRRKTVTDSIETVLEEDAPGLLRVLLDNGVSMDELKLYGDVENDEPLDESSEKGGFTELEDVISKLFFQRQSFLKIGLPKSRKDTKTTYCLACLFSLVEQTRYLQFRKWPVEWGWSRELRSFIFVFERHKRIVLERPEYGYATYFFELVDSLSIAWQVKRLVIAMKLTSCSRISLIENKVLTVGEDLTEGEARVLMQYGWKPNSGLGTMLNYCDRVVHDRQKEMEKDTSEWRAKIGKLLMDGYHGGAIVSSDIVKKVTEYGNAEGAQVKTEL, encoded by the exons ATGTTCCTTCAGGGCACTGAAATGCTTGTTGGCAGGATGTCTCCTGTCATGCCGCACTCGGGTTCTCTTCACCTTTCTTCTGCTGTAACCGGGAGAGAAGGCGAACAAGATCTTTT GCCTGTTGTCAGCTCTCTTGCTCTTAAGCAAGAAGAATATGAGCATTTTGATCTGCAg GGACCTGATTTTATGTGCTCATCATCCTCCCAAGAGAGTGCTCGTTGTGCCGAGAAGAATGCACCTAAACCCAAAATTTATGGCAATACCTCCGAGCTTCTGGATTCTGGGAAAGTCAAAGCAGAACCTTCCGATGAAAATGACTTGCTGAGCCATCACAGGACTGCATTATCAGCCTCAAATGCTGAATTAACTGAACGGAATGGCAAGGTTCAAGATGATGATAAATTGTCTGATAAACTTGATCATGTCCCCCTGATACAACGTGGGAAAATGCTGCTTGCAAGCAGGCAGCTTCTTCGTATGAATGATTCCTACTCATGCATCTCCCAAGTCTATGAGAAACCATCATT GATAGGTCATGTTAAGGAGGAGGTGCACTGTGATTCTCTG GGCACTGGGGAAGACTTGGCAGATCGTGTTGCCAGGAGAGACGATGAAGTGATCCATCCTATTTCTGCAGAATCTAGAACTGGAAATAAGCTACATGGCTTTGGAGAAAGTCAGTGTTCTGATATTTATGGAAGTTTGCGCAGTGGCACTTTTGTTGGGATACCTTGTAAAGATAATCGCTGTTCCACACTGCCTGGTTACACTGACGCTAAGGTGGCTGTATCTGCTGAACTAAGATTGAATGTGGAAGCACAAGCAAGTGAAGGGACATCCTCATGGAAGAGGAAGCCCTCAAAAGTGAAAAGTTGCAGTGGGAGTGATCACGTGCCTGTCAATGATTTTTCTAATTCAACCATGAGGACTGCTTTCGAAGTCAAAACCGAACCTTCAGATCATAGTGAAGTGCTTGGTTCAAGATGTGACACTGTGGGTAACTTCACCTTTAATGCGTCATTAGTGAAGAGGGAAGAGGAACATGATCGTCTGTTTGAAGACAAGTTGGACCACATGTTTCTGCGCGAACGTATGAATTTGCTGACTCAGCATACCAATTCTGGGTCAGATCATCTTAAGAAGTGTGACTGGTTGACTAGAGATTTGACTTCCTCAGAAAAGATTCCTGCAGTTATGAAATTTGTAGATCCTATAAGCATTAAGCGTCTCCAGACAAGAAGAAAGACTGTCAC GGATTCAATCGAAACTGTGCTGGAAGAAGATGCGCCAGGACTCCTACGG GTATTGCTTGATAATGGGGTTTCAATGGATGAACTTAAGCTCTATGGGGATGTGGAGAATGATGAACCCCTGGATGAGTCTTCTGAAAAAGGTGGATTTACGGAGCTGGAAGATGTTATATCTAAG CTGTTCTTTCAGCGCCAGTCGTTTTTGAAGATAGGTTTACCTAAGAGCAGAAAGGATACAAAAACTACTTATTGTTTGGCTTGTTTGTTCTCGCTGGTGGAACAg ACCCGTTATCTGCAATTTCGCAAGTGGCCAGTTGAATGGGGTTGGTCTCGGGAACTCCGATCATTCATATTCGTTTTTGAGAGGCATAAGAG AATAGTGCTGGAACGCCCAGAATATGGCTACGCCACCTACTTCTTTGAGCTGGTAGACTCACTGTCCATTGCCTGGCAGGTCAAGCGGTTGGTTATTGCCATGAAGCTCACTAGCTGTAGCAGGATCTCCCTTATTGAGAACAAAGTTTTGACA GTTGGAGAAGACTTGACTGAAGGAGAAGCGAGGGTGTTGATGCAATATGGATGGAAGCCAAATAGTGGGTTAGGGACAATGCTGAACTATTGCGACCGGGTGGTTCATGATCGACAGAAGGAGATGGAGAAAGACACATCCGAATGGCGTGCCAAGATCGGGAAGTTGCTCATGGATGGGTACCATGGAGGGGCCATTGTCTCCAGCGATATCGTGAAGAAGGTAACAGAATATGGAAATGCTGAGGGGGCTCAGGTCAAAACGGAGCTCTGA